Proteins from a single region of Nitrososphaerota archaeon:
- the acs gene encoding acetate--CoA ligase, translated as MTAGTGAEVSEAHIAVHWKEEPLIQPPQSFVKQANMSDSSVFERFSEKNFPQCFEEYADLLSWDSRWHTVLDTSRPPFWKWFVGGKLNASYNTVDRHLPKHRNKAALIWVPESEDEATQVITYQELYNRVNGFALVLREFAGLNTGDRITFHLPMVPELPISMLAAARLGIIHNQVFGGFSAKACAERMEDSESTVLVTIDGYYRNGGLIDKKKEADVTVEEAEKLGVEVKKVLVWRRHPGKYISRSPMIEGRDFFVDEVVKPFRGKTIAPVSMDAEAPLFLMYTSGSTGVPKGVQHRTGGYLAYVAGTTRFVQDIRPEDVYWCFADIGWITGHSYIVYGPLTNAATSVMYEGVPLYPDPGRPWRIAERLGVNIFHTAPTTIRMLRKAGPDEPAKYHYRFKAMTTVGEPIEPEAWKWYYEAVGKREAVITDTWWQTETGGFLCSTIPAVAPMKPGSAGPGMPGIYPVIYDENGAEVPPGQNRAGNICIRNPWPGIMQTVWGDPDRFVSVYYSKYNRDRQSKDWRDWPYFAGDGAVQAADGYFRILGRVDDVIKVAGHRLGTKEIENAVLTTPEVAEAAAIAMEDELRGHVPVVYVALKPGSVPTGGLEDAIRGNVVKQLGPIARPRFVYVVPDLPKTRSGKIMRRVLASISDRKDYGDVTTLANPDVVETIRKQVQAP; from the coding sequence ATGACGGCCGGCACGGGGGCCGAGGTTTCCGAAGCCCACATCGCAGTGCACTGGAAGGAGGAACCACTCATACAGCCGCCACAGAGCTTCGTGAAGCAGGCCAACATGAGCGACTCGTCCGTCTTTGAACGCTTCTCCGAGAAGAATTTCCCCCAGTGCTTCGAAGAGTATGCAGACCTGCTGAGCTGGGACAGCAGATGGCACACAGTCCTTGACACGAGCAGACCTCCCTTCTGGAAGTGGTTCGTCGGCGGGAAGCTGAACGCGTCCTATAACACCGTCGACAGGCACCTCCCGAAGCATAGGAACAAGGCGGCGCTCATCTGGGTCCCGGAATCTGAGGACGAGGCCACTCAGGTCATCACCTACCAGGAGCTCTACAACAGGGTCAACGGGTTCGCCCTGGTCCTGAGGGAGTTCGCGGGCCTGAACACAGGAGACAGGATAACGTTCCATCTCCCCATGGTCCCTGAGCTCCCCATCTCGATGCTGGCAGCGGCGAGGCTGGGGATAATCCACAACCAGGTGTTCGGAGGATTCAGCGCGAAGGCGTGCGCCGAACGCATGGAGGACTCCGAGAGCACCGTCCTGGTCACGATCGACGGTTACTACAGGAACGGCGGATTGATTGACAAGAAGAAGGAAGCAGACGTCACAGTAGAGGAGGCCGAGAAGCTGGGAGTCGAGGTCAAGAAGGTGCTCGTCTGGAGGAGGCATCCGGGGAAGTACATCTCCCGGTCCCCCATGATCGAAGGGAGGGACTTCTTCGTGGACGAGGTGGTGAAGCCGTTCAGAGGGAAGACCATAGCTCCGGTCTCGATGGATGCCGAGGCGCCTCTTTTCCTGATGTACACCAGCGGCTCCACCGGGGTGCCCAAGGGGGTTCAGCACAGGACCGGCGGCTACCTGGCCTATGTAGCGGGGACTACGAGGTTCGTGCAGGACATACGCCCTGAAGACGTCTATTGGTGCTTCGCCGACATCGGGTGGATCACTGGCCACTCGTACATAGTCTACGGTCCGCTGACCAACGCGGCGACTTCGGTGATGTACGAGGGAGTCCCGCTGTACCCGGACCCCGGGAGGCCTTGGAGGATCGCCGAGCGCCTCGGAGTCAACATATTCCACACGGCCCCCACCACCATCCGCATGCTGAGAAAGGCGGGTCCAGACGAACCCGCAAAGTACCACTATCGCTTCAAGGCCATGACCACGGTGGGGGAACCCATAGAGCCGGAAGCATGGAAGTGGTACTATGAAGCCGTGGGGAAGAGGGAGGCGGTGATCACCGACACCTGGTGGCAGACCGAGACAGGTGGGTTCCTCTGCTCCACCATACCAGCTGTAGCACCGATGAAACCGGGGAGTGCCGGTCCAGGCATGCCCGGGATATACCCGGTCATCTATGACGAAAACGGCGCGGAGGTCCCTCCCGGTCAGAACAGGGCGGGGAACATCTGCATCAGGAACCCGTGGCCTGGAATCATGCAGACCGTCTGGGGAGACCCTGACCGGTTCGTGAGCGTATACTACTCGAAATACAACCGCGACAGGCAGAGCAAGGACTGGCGCGACTGGCCCTACTTTGCAGGCGACGGAGCGGTCCAGGCAGCGGACGGATATTTCCGGATCCTCGGGAGGGTCGACGACGTCATCAAGGTGGCGGGGCACAGGCTCGGAACCAAAGAGATAGAGAACGCGGTGCTCACGACGCCGGAGGTCGCAGAGGCGGCAGCCATAGCCATGGAAGACGAGCTCAGAGGGCATGTCCCTGTCGTGTACGTGGCCCTAAAGCCCGGCAGCGTCCCCACAGGGGGGCTGGAAGACGCCATCAGGGGGAACGTGGTGAAGCAGCTCGGGCCGATAGCCAGGCCGAGGTTCGTGTACGTGGTCCCAGACCTCCCAAAGACGAGGTCAGGGAAGATAATGAGGAGGGTGCTCGCTTCGATTTCAGACAGGAAGGACTACGGCGATGTCACGACACTCGCCAACCCTGACGTCGTCGAGACCATCCGGAAGCAGGTCCAGGCACCGTAG
- the polX gene encoding DNA polymerase/3'-5' exonuclease PolX encodes MKNGEVAELLDRLGDLAEANGEDRFKVVAYHRAATSVRNLDEDVELVWREGRLEDIRFIGEGISKKIDEYLTTGRLRLLEKLEEMTPPGVTLLTRVQGIGPRTAYHLSHDLGIDSVDKLKEALESGRLDREFGPTVRASFREGIERLASYGKRMLIPEAEGEFRKLESYFEALGISVRMAGSLRRGRGTVGDLDLLSTDPRVLEAIKGCPGIAEVVESGPRRASVKQGNGVQVDVRLFTKEECGAALLYFTGSKDHSIAMRNLAIEKGWKLNEYGLFDREGRRRAGETEEGVYQELGMEYIPPELRENRGEIEASLEHRLPALLEFDDIRGDLQMHTTWSDGSEELEAMALAAKGRGYEYIAVTDHSVSVRVANGLTEERFRRQWKEIDRLNELLAPFTILKGVEVEIRNDGSLDFDREFLDEFDVVGASLHQNFKQDPERLTERVLKALAHPSVDFLCHPTNRLIGRREGNPIDLVRVIKAAKDNGKMLEVDGQPKRLDLDELWAKKAIEEGVPLVIDSDAHSVGELDNVGYGVTVARRGWVQADGVANAGGLKALVRLVS; translated from the coding sequence TTGAAGAACGGAGAGGTGGCTGAGCTCCTAGACAGACTGGGCGACCTGGCGGAAGCCAACGGAGAGGACAGGTTCAAGGTCGTAGCCTACCACCGCGCGGCGACGAGCGTCAGGAACCTAGACGAGGACGTTGAACTCGTGTGGAGGGAGGGGAGGCTCGAAGACATCCGTTTCATCGGGGAGGGGATATCCAAGAAAATCGATGAGTATCTGACGACCGGGAGGTTGCGGCTCCTTGAGAAGCTGGAAGAGATGACGCCACCAGGGGTCACCCTTCTGACGAGAGTCCAGGGGATAGGGCCGAGGACCGCCTATCATCTGTCGCACGACCTCGGGATAGACAGCGTGGACAAATTGAAGGAGGCCCTGGAGAGCGGAAGGCTGGACAGGGAATTCGGCCCGACGGTGCGGGCGTCGTTCAGGGAAGGGATAGAGAGGCTGGCGAGCTATGGGAAGCGGATGCTCATCCCCGAAGCCGAAGGGGAGTTCAGGAAACTGGAGTCTTACTTTGAAGCGCTCGGAATAAGCGTTAGGATGGCAGGGAGCCTCAGGAGAGGGAGGGGCACCGTAGGAGACCTGGACCTCCTCTCGACGGACCCAAGGGTGCTGGAAGCCATCAAAGGGTGTCCCGGGATCGCCGAGGTCGTCGAGAGTGGGCCGAGAAGGGCGAGTGTCAAGCAGGGGAACGGCGTCCAGGTCGACGTCAGGCTCTTCACCAAGGAAGAGTGCGGGGCCGCTCTGCTCTATTTCACCGGCTCCAAGGACCACAGCATCGCTATGAGGAACCTTGCCATCGAGAAGGGTTGGAAGCTCAACGAGTACGGGCTGTTCGACAGGGAGGGGAGGAGGCGAGCAGGGGAAACTGAAGAGGGGGTGTATCAGGAGCTAGGGATGGAATACATCCCCCCGGAGCTGAGGGAGAACAGGGGAGAGATCGAGGCCTCATTGGAGCATAGGCTCCCGGCGCTCCTGGAGTTCGACGACATCAGGGGAGACCTGCAGATGCATACTACATGGAGCGACGGGTCGGAGGAGCTTGAAGCCATGGCCCTGGCGGCGAAGGGGAGGGGGTACGAGTACATCGCGGTCACAGACCATTCCGTGTCGGTGAGGGTGGCCAACGGGCTAACGGAAGAGAGGTTCAGACGCCAGTGGAAGGAGATCGACAGGCTCAACGAACTGCTGGCGCCGTTCACTATACTGAAAGGGGTTGAGGTCGAGATCAGGAACGACGGGTCGCTTGACTTTGACAGGGAGTTCCTCGACGAGTTTGACGTGGTCGGGGCGTCGCTGCACCAGAACTTCAAGCAGGACCCAGAGAGGCTCACAGAAAGAGTGCTGAAGGCCCTTGCTCACCCCTCGGTCGACTTCCTCTGCCACCCGACGAACCGGCTGATCGGCAGAAGAGAGGGGAACCCCATCGACCTCGTCAGGGTGATCAAGGCAGCCAAAGACAACGGGAAGATGCTCGAAGTCGACGGACAGCCCAAGCGACTCGACTTGGATGAACTTTGGGCCAAGAAAGCCATTGAGGAGGGGGTACCCCTCGTGATAGACTCTGACGCCCATTCGGTGGGCGAACTCGACAACGTCGGCTACGGCGTGACCGTGGCGAGAAGGGGCTGGGTGCAGGCCGACGGCGTCGCGAACGCAGGGGGGCTGAAGGCGCTCGTAAGGCTCGTCTCATAG
- a CDS encoding Lrp/AsnC ligand binding domain-containing protein gives MPVFQKAFVLLKVVPGHEREVISNLLKIPDVMEAHVVPGDWDVLAVISSQKEVLMPSDEKVYRLVMDKIQKIKHIQDTNTMVSQFSQSK, from the coding sequence GTGCCAGTCTTTCAGAAGGCCTTCGTCCTGCTCAAGGTTGTTCCGGGACACGAAAGGGAAGTGATCAGTAATCTGTTGAAGATTCCCGATGTAATGGAAGCCCACGTGGTCCCCGGTGACTGGGATGTCCTCGCCGTGATCAGCTCCCAAAAGGAGGTGCTCATGCCGAGCGACGAGAAGGTGTATCGCCTGGTCATGGACAAGATTCAGAAGATAAAGCATATCCAAGACACCAACACGATGGTGTCCCAGTTCTCCCAGTCGAAGTAG
- a CDS encoding M24 family metallopeptidase — MAAGSDLGGRMRRLKDAIRKEGLQGAVLVPGPNLKYLTGVDSLMLERPFMLLFPAEGVPHLVAPKLEAGPYGEARLRMRVLAWTDSEGPGAAVKEAAAGAGLEGEWGVEGRAPYQYISKLMEESSPKFRSAEPILQAMREIKDQAEVALLKKSADILSRAFEEFPGHINEGQTEQELARRMTEVIYAKGATKVDDMLVQAGPAAADPHHLPSKKKLARGESVLVDVGATYGGYYADITRTFCLGRSKELERVYDRVLEAQESAIGAAVEGASVGRVDSAARRVLAKAGLGGYFFHRTGHGLGLEIHEAPYIVEGGKEKLRQGMCFTVEPGAYIMGKFGVRIEDDVLIRGRRGVPITDAPKQYGWWR, encoded by the coding sequence ATGGCAGCGGGCTCAGACCTTGGCGGCCGGATGAGGAGGCTGAAGGACGCCATCCGGAAAGAAGGGCTCCAGGGAGCGGTGCTGGTTCCCGGGCCGAACCTGAAGTACCTCACCGGGGTCGATTCGCTGATGCTCGAGCGCCCGTTCATGCTCCTCTTCCCCGCCGAAGGGGTCCCCCACCTTGTCGCACCGAAGCTCGAGGCTGGACCCTACGGAGAAGCGCGGCTGCGCATGAGAGTACTCGCTTGGACCGACTCAGAAGGCCCTGGAGCGGCCGTGAAGGAGGCAGCGGCAGGCGCGGGGCTGGAGGGGGAATGGGGGGTGGAGGGGAGGGCGCCGTACCAGTACATTTCGAAGCTGATGGAAGAATCATCGCCCAAGTTCAGGAGCGCGGAGCCGATTCTGCAGGCCATGAGGGAGATCAAAGACCAGGCAGAGGTGGCCCTGCTCAAGAAGTCCGCTGATATCCTGAGCAGGGCGTTCGAAGAGTTTCCAGGCCACATCAATGAAGGTCAGACAGAGCAGGAGCTGGCCAGGAGGATGACCGAGGTCATCTACGCGAAGGGGGCCACCAAGGTGGATGACATGCTGGTCCAGGCCGGGCCGGCGGCTGCCGACCCCCATCACCTGCCTTCGAAGAAGAAACTGGCCCGTGGCGAAAGCGTGCTGGTGGACGTCGGGGCGACATATGGCGGATACTACGCCGACATCACCCGGACTTTCTGCCTCGGCAGGTCGAAGGAGCTGGAGCGGGTCTATGACAGGGTCCTCGAGGCTCAGGAGTCTGCCATCGGCGCCGCTGTAGAAGGTGCCTCCGTGGGGAGGGTCGATTCCGCTGCGCGCCGGGTCTTGGCCAAGGCGGGGCTCGGAGGGTACTTCTTCCACAGGACGGGCCACGGCCTGGGACTCGAGATCCACGAGGCGCCCTACATCGTAGAAGGTGGGAAGGAGAAGCTCCGTCAAGGCATGTGCTTCACCGTGGAGCCCGGCGCCTACATCATGGGGAAGTTCGGAGTGAGGATAGAAGACGACGTCCTGATTCGAGGCAGGCGCGGCGTCCCCATCACGGACGCTCCGAAACAGTACGGCTGGTGGAGATAG
- a CDS encoding proline dehydrogenase family protein — protein sequence MGLKELVVLPVAKKWIAGPDLESAVKDAQGANSRGIGVVVNFLGEDITDLAAMDAQVEEYLRLQQAMADNAVRGFVSVKLTQLGLGADEGGMKGRLERVIANAERLSQLLWIDMEGSAFTGKTVAAYLEAHQKHPDTGVAIQAYARRSEADVKAILDAGGRIRLVKGAYREPQDFVFPTKDDIRMNFDRLMVSLFERGDAFAIATHDSVLIDRAKALSDSSHARFRFEFLKGIRDELKDELVASGYEVVEYLPYGGSWWAYSKRRITEHPSNIWLLLRSVV from the coding sequence ATGGGGCTCAAGGAGCTGGTCGTCCTCCCTGTCGCGAAGAAGTGGATAGCCGGACCTGACCTCGAGTCTGCAGTCAAGGACGCCCAGGGCGCCAACTCCAGAGGGATCGGCGTAGTTGTCAACTTCCTGGGCGAGGATATCACGGATTTGGCGGCCATGGACGCCCAGGTCGAAGAATATCTCAGGCTCCAGCAGGCGATGGCAGACAACGCCGTCAGGGGGTTCGTGTCCGTGAAGCTCACCCAGTTGGGACTGGGCGCAGACGAGGGCGGAATGAAGGGACGCCTCGAAAGGGTGATTGCGAACGCCGAAAGACTGTCACAGCTGCTCTGGATTGACATGGAAGGGTCCGCGTTCACCGGCAAGACTGTGGCCGCCTACCTTGAAGCCCACCAGAAGCACCCGGACACCGGGGTGGCCATCCAGGCATATGCCCGGCGGAGCGAGGCGGACGTGAAGGCGATCCTAGACGCCGGGGGCCGTATACGACTGGTAAAGGGGGCGTACAGAGAGCCCCAGGACTTCGTCTTCCCCACCAAGGACGACATCAGGATGAACTTCGACCGCCTGATGGTCTCTCTCTTCGAGAGGGGGGACGCCTTCGCGATTGCCACCCACGACAGCGTGCTCATAGACAGGGCTAAAGCGCTGTCAGACTCCAGCCACGCCCGCTTCCGTTTCGAGTTCCTCAAGGGAATCAGGGACGAGCTGAAGGACGAACTGGTCGCTTCCGGCTATGAGGTCGTGGAGTACCTCCCATACGGAGGCAGCTGGTGGGCCTACTCCAAGCGGCGCATCACAGAACACCCGAGCAACATCTGGCTCTTGCTGCGTTCGGTCGTCTGA
- a CDS encoding ArsR family transcriptional regulator, whose protein sequence is MSQSELDAILGTVENPIRRRIISRISEEPNYQLQLSKELKISQQLVAKHLVTMERAGLVSTISQDSPRGPQRKEYLLKNSFSVTVDLAPNLFRTRIFSFGAVPGIEESDEHAQMMTQISEIQKYPEGAARVRPLTRVVADVDRKLKEMEEERAVLLYIRSLALREAARITTSLPGVDRKKALRYLMREDGDDILSICSSLGIQKQVVGDILEEMEKELDTD, encoded by the coding sequence TTGAGCCAGTCTGAACTAGACGCCATACTCGGAACCGTTGAGAACCCCATCCGAAGGCGGATCATATCAAGGATCAGCGAAGAACCGAACTATCAGTTGCAGCTCTCCAAAGAACTGAAGATCAGCCAACAGCTGGTCGCGAAGCACCTGGTCACGATGGAGAGGGCGGGGCTCGTCAGCACTATCTCCCAGGATAGCCCTAGGGGACCGCAGAGGAAGGAGTACCTCTTGAAGAACAGCTTCTCGGTCACCGTGGACCTAGCGCCCAACCTCTTCAGGACGAGGATATTCTCATTCGGGGCGGTCCCAGGAATCGAAGAGAGTGACGAACACGCCCAGATGATGACCCAGATCAGTGAGATCCAGAAGTACCCGGAAGGCGCCGCACGCGTCCGCCCCCTGACTCGGGTCGTAGCTGACGTCGACAGGAAGCTGAAGGAGATGGAAGAAGAGAGGGCAGTACTGCTTTACATAAGGAGCCTCGCGCTAAGGGAAGCCGCACGGATAACGACCTCCCTCCCTGGGGTCGACAGGAAGAAGGCCCTCCGCTACCTGATGAGAGAAGACGGAGACGACATCCTATCTATCTGCTCGTCACTCGGAATCCAGAAACAGGTCGTCGGCGACATTCTGGAAGAGATGGAAAAAGAGCTCGACACCGACTAA
- a CDS encoding gamma-glutamyltransferase family protein, producing the protein MAFSKTLVGRRSAVASEQPLATLAGYDVLRKGGNAFDAAVATSFALAVTFHPAGGLGGDYFGMFYEAKSGKVHCLNSSGWSPSGLTVDLIREKAGGEVPLFGPLTCAVPGYAAGVWEMHKKFGILDFGDLLKPAISLASDGFPAGEGICRSVAGAYNELSEDARKVFAPGGKPPVPGDLIRQPALGKVIAEIARSGPEGFYSGWPAEKMASAIESLGVPCTLADFADFRPEWVSPLALDYRGTTVYEVPPNSMGATSLLILKQLLETDLSAVGPLSKERIEKTMDAALVAYGRRDLMLGDPRFVHVDMSSFMSAKGPTAFPNSRIRSGDTTAFSVADSEGNMVSGIQSLFHHFGSRVFVPEVGIALNNRGSAFAVSGPNKAEPRKRPLHTLSSLILERGGAPYLAIGASGGDYRPMQHALFVTNSVDYSMPAEVNVAHPRFLWGGGKKLLVESGYDIPYGFEVQSLPMPGRTGVCQAVEVAPGYRKAVCDVRGDGVPAGF; encoded by the coding sequence ATGGCATTCAGCAAGACGCTGGTAGGACGACGCTCGGCCGTGGCCAGCGAGCAGCCCCTCGCGACCCTGGCGGGATACGACGTCCTGAGAAAAGGCGGGAACGCTTTCGACGCCGCGGTTGCGACCAGCTTCGCGCTGGCGGTGACGTTCCATCCGGCAGGAGGACTGGGCGGGGACTATTTCGGCATGTTCTACGAAGCGAAGTCCGGAAAAGTCCACTGCCTGAACTCCAGCGGGTGGTCTCCATCAGGACTGACCGTGGACCTGATCAGGGAAAAGGCGGGCGGAGAAGTCCCTCTCTTCGGGCCCCTCACCTGCGCCGTCCCGGGATACGCGGCCGGAGTCTGGGAGATGCACAAGAAGTTCGGGATCCTCGACTTCGGCGACCTACTGAAGCCCGCGATCAGCCTTGCCTCGGATGGATTTCCCGCGGGAGAGGGGATATGCAGATCGGTTGCGGGCGCTTACAATGAACTCTCGGAAGACGCCAGGAAGGTGTTCGCCCCTGGCGGGAAGCCGCCGGTTCCGGGAGATCTTATCAGACAGCCAGCACTCGGGAAGGTGATAGCAGAGATCGCCCGCTCCGGTCCTGAGGGTTTCTATTCCGGATGGCCGGCGGAGAAGATGGCATCCGCGATCGAGTCTCTCGGCGTCCCCTGCACCCTGGCCGACTTCGCCGACTTCAGGCCCGAGTGGGTCTCCCCGCTCGCGCTCGACTATCGGGGGACCACGGTCTACGAAGTGCCTCCTAACAGCATGGGTGCGACCAGCCTGCTCATACTCAAGCAACTGCTTGAAACCGACCTTTCGGCCGTCGGCCCGCTCTCGAAGGAGAGGATAGAGAAGACCATGGATGCGGCGCTCGTGGCGTACGGGCGCAGAGACCTGATGCTGGGAGACCCCCGGTTTGTTCACGTCGACATGAGTTCCTTCATGTCAGCGAAGGGACCCACAGCCTTCCCCAACTCGAGGATAAGGTCCGGAGACACCACTGCCTTCTCCGTAGCGGACTCGGAGGGGAACATGGTATCAGGGATACAGAGCCTGTTCCACCACTTCGGCTCGAGGGTCTTCGTCCCAGAGGTGGGTATCGCCTTGAACAACAGGGGCTCTGCCTTCGCCGTCTCTGGGCCTAACAAGGCGGAGCCGAGGAAGCGCCCCCTGCACACCCTGTCTTCGCTCATCCTCGAGCGGGGAGGGGCCCCCTACCTCGCCATCGGAGCGAGCGGGGGGGACTACCGCCCGATGCAGCATGCACTCTTCGTGACCAACTCAGTCGACTATTCGATGCCTGCAGAGGTGAACGTCGCCCACCCCCGGTTTCTCTGGGGTGGGGGGAAGAAACTGCTCGTGGAGAGTGGGTACGACATCCCCTACGGCTTCGAGGTCCAGAGCCTTCCCATGCCCGGCCGGACCGGGGTCTGCCAGGCCGTGGAGGTGGCTCCCGGTTACAGGAAAGCGGTCTGCGACGTCAGGGGAGACGGGGTCCCGGCAGGATTCTAG
- a CDS encoding alanyl-tRNA editing protein encodes MSSEELRTHSAVHVLKGAAQKALGAKWTASVYVSGKHGRLTLQFERKPTDEELATIERLANAKVAEGAEVLEFEMERHEAEGHFGDAIYDLFPVPAEVTLLKIARIPDWNINCCNEAHVDNTLQIGRIAIGKVRFRNSKRELELDFDLVSST; translated from the coding sequence TTGAGCTCGGAAGAGCTCCGGACGCACTCGGCTGTCCACGTGCTCAAGGGAGCCGCCCAGAAGGCGCTTGGAGCGAAGTGGACGGCGTCCGTCTACGTGTCCGGCAAGCACGGAAGGCTCACGCTACAGTTCGAAAGGAAGCCGACCGACGAAGAGCTGGCGACGATAGAGCGGCTGGCCAACGCGAAGGTCGCCGAGGGGGCCGAGGTGCTGGAGTTCGAGATGGAGAGGCATGAGGCCGAGGGACACTTTGGAGATGCGATCTATGACCTCTTTCCAGTGCCTGCGGAGGTCACCCTTCTCAAGATAGCGAGGATCCCTGACTGGAACATAAACTGCTGCAATGAAGCCCATGTGGACAACACCCTCCAGATAGGGAGAATCGCCATTGGGAAGGTGAGGTTCAGGAACTCCAAGAGGGAGCTGGAGCTGGATTTTGACCTGGTCAGCAGCACATAA
- a CDS encoding NAD(P)/FAD-dependent oxidoreductase, giving the protein MGSSKTRLAVVGTGVAGAYLLNRLPSGVDAEAFEMRTEKNWYTVCAWGTSQPFITDLVREAGFNFDDYVLHKGKKMLVDLGDEEVEIPLRGLVTYDKHRLTEDMLKGKKIHWGAQIKGANGSMQGFDQVVDATGLHRSLLPKVKEDLVVPSFEIQVKSKELPYDDFVIKPYPGLTGYWWYFPLGDGMAHVGAGDVLGRYRGEMEEFVKKYHCEVVRRIGRPVRVTPPKLMEPFFDGKVVGVGESIGTVYPMLGEGIIPSMQCVNLFVDHIGDMEGYRKAVLDHYAIYAKVYEFIKAKVEGRFSLMKMWPTLLSVFLYMRGNTTRYGLETRLGDFYKIVTRM; this is encoded by the coding sequence ATGGGGTCTTCCAAGACGCGTCTCGCGGTGGTCGGAACTGGGGTAGCAGGGGCCTACTTGTTGAACCGACTCCCCTCGGGGGTCGACGCGGAGGCCTTCGAGATGCGGACTGAGAAGAACTGGTACACTGTCTGCGCCTGGGGGACGAGCCAGCCGTTCATCACCGATCTTGTGAGGGAGGCCGGGTTCAACTTCGACGACTACGTGCTCCACAAGGGGAAGAAGATGCTCGTCGACCTTGGGGACGAAGAGGTAGAGATACCCCTCAGGGGGCTTGTAACATACGACAAGCACCGGCTTACGGAGGACATGCTGAAAGGGAAGAAGATACACTGGGGCGCCCAGATCAAGGGGGCAAATGGGAGCATGCAGGGGTTCGACCAGGTGGTCGACGCGACGGGGCTGCACAGGTCCCTCCTGCCGAAGGTCAAGGAAGACCTCGTGGTCCCGTCGTTCGAGATTCAGGTCAAGTCGAAAGAGCTCCCCTACGACGACTTTGTGATCAAACCCTATCCGGGGCTGACGGGGTACTGGTGGTATTTCCCGCTAGGAGACGGGATGGCCCATGTAGGCGCAGGCGACGTCCTAGGCAGATACCGCGGAGAGATGGAGGAGTTCGTGAAGAAGTACCACTGCGAAGTTGTGAGGAGGATAGGGAGGCCGGTGAGGGTAACGCCACCCAAGCTCATGGAGCCGTTCTTCGACGGGAAGGTTGTGGGGGTCGGAGAGTCTATCGGGACCGTCTACCCGATGCTGGGAGAGGGAATAATCCCGAGCATGCAATGCGTCAACCTCTTCGTCGACCACATCGGAGACATGGAGGGGTACAGGAAGGCGGTGCTGGACCATTACGCCATCTACGCGAAGGTCTACGAATTCATCAAGGCGAAGGTAGAAGGAAGGTTCAGCCTGATGAAGATGTGGCCCACCCTCCTCTCTGTCTTCCTGTACATGAGGGGGAACACGACGCGCTACGGGCTCGAGACCAGGCTCGGCGACTTCTACAAGATCGTAACGAGGATGTAG
- a CDS encoding citrate/2-methylcitrate synthase — MDQIIQHLTAQARGLEDVVAGKSSITYIDGREGRLLYRGYDIADLTAHSNYEETTFLLWNGRLPTSGELKSFREDLGAKRAIPRELVSILTTLPQNCDTMDALRVGVAALGIFDDPMYTQLERAMSIASKAGTIVAAIHRHKHGQAIIPPREDLSFASNFLYMVTGKVPSEGDENLMNVLLILHADHEFNASTFTARVIASTLSDVYSATTGAVGALKGPLHGGANEKVVEMTLEIGTPDRVDPYIREKLANKVKINGFGHRVYKTMDPRAKILKDMAERFVRTEKEKQSLEIIERTEAILLREKNLHPNLDLYSGLALNHIGVPAYLFTPVFAVGRAPGWLAHVLEQFADNRIIRPIADYAGPPLTKYVPIEKRASSGAGR, encoded by the coding sequence ATGGACCAGATCATACAGCACCTGACCGCGCAGGCAAGAGGTCTGGAGGACGTGGTGGCGGGGAAGAGTTCGATCACCTACATCGATGGCCGAGAGGGGCGGCTTCTCTACCGCGGGTATGACATCGCGGACCTCACGGCTCACTCGAACTACGAAGAGACCACGTTCCTCCTCTGGAACGGGCGCCTCCCCACCTCGGGGGAACTGAAGTCGTTCAGGGAAGATCTCGGGGCGAAGAGGGCGATCCCACGCGAGTTGGTCTCGATCCTCACGACCCTCCCGCAGAACTGCGATACTATGGACGCCCTGCGAGTGGGAGTGGCGGCTCTGGGGATCTTCGACGACCCCATGTATACCCAACTTGAGCGGGCTATGTCCATCGCCTCGAAGGCGGGGACGATAGTGGCCGCGATACATAGGCACAAGCACGGCCAGGCCATAATCCCTCCGCGCGAGGACCTGTCGTTCGCTTCCAATTTCCTCTACATGGTGACAGGGAAGGTGCCTTCGGAAGGGGACGAGAATCTGATGAACGTCCTCCTGATTCTACACGCCGACCACGAGTTCAACGCTTCCACCTTCACCGCCCGCGTGATCGCCTCGACCCTCTCCGACGTCTACTCAGCGACAACGGGCGCGGTGGGAGCCCTGAAAGGGCCCCTTCATGGCGGGGCAAACGAGAAGGTCGTCGAGATGACACTCGAGATCGGGACCCCTGACAGGGTGGACCCCTACATCCGTGAGAAACTGGCGAACAAGGTCAAGATCAACGGCTTCGGCCACCGGGTCTACAAGACCATGGACCCGAGGGCGAAGATCCTGAAGGACATGGCGGAGCGCTTCGTCAGGACTGAGAAGGAAAAGCAGTCGCTGGAGATCATCGAAAGGACCGAGGCGATCCTGCTCAGGGAGAAGAACTTGCACCCCAACCTGGACCTCTATTCCGGACTCGCACTCAACCACATTGGCGTCCCTGCCTACCTGTTCACCCCGGTCTTCGCGGTCGGCCGCGCCCCAGGTTGGCTCGCCCACGTCCTCGAGCAGTTCGCCGACAACAGGATAATCAGGCCCATCGCTGACTACGCCGGTCCCCCGCTGACCAAATACGTGCCCATCGAGAAACGTGCTTCCTCGGGTGCGGGACGTTGA